One region of Macrobrachium rosenbergii isolate ZJJX-2024 chromosome 20, ASM4041242v1, whole genome shotgun sequence genomic DNA includes:
- the LOC136849183 gene encoding uncharacterized protein: protein MTLPSVGHNRTALHRSIMSMKVILLVGLFAGASFAAPQVYEAGDVVHPKAAGNFGYLDSLVAETVNILPDITEVFDRITEDRSTDHTRVQEVMMEFMPLTRKVMKSTEKVDGKKFSRGQWDRFNAAEAVMPAVLTFMDSLRDMDFFGTGTTEGSS, encoded by the exons ATGACACTTCCCTCAGTCGGGCATAATCGAACGGCCCTCCATCGAAGCATCATGAGCATGAAG GTGATCCTCCTGGTTGGCCTGTTTGCCGGCGCTTCTTTCGCCGCTCCTCAGGTCTACGAAGCCGGCGATGTGGTGCACCCAAAGGCTGCAGGCAACTTCGGCTACTTAGACTCCCTGGTGGCAGAGACCGTCAACATCCTTCCCGATATCACCGAAGTCTTCGATCGCATCACCGAGGATCGGTCGACCGATCACACGCGAGTGCAGGAAGTCATGATGGAGTTTATGCCGCTCACTCGCAAGGTCATGAAGTCTACTGAGAAGGTGGACGGAAAGAAATTCAGCCGAGGCCAGTGGGACAGGTTCAATGCCGCCGAAGCCGTCATGCCCGCGGTGCTGACCTTTATGGACAGCCTGAGGGACATGGATTTCTTCGGCACCGGGACGACCGAAGGATCTAGTTAG